The Trichoderma breve strain T069 chromosome 2, whole genome shotgun sequence DNA segment TGATTGGAGTGTTATGATGTCAACATGTTGCTGATATAAGACTTACTCCCACTTGCTCTCATCAACGAGGTCCCCGGCTGATAAATTTAAGCAACAAAAAGGACAATCAATTTCCTCAGCAGCTTCCAAAATTTCATCACAGTCCTTTTCCAAAATCTCCTTGTGTTTTCTCACTGCTTCAGGACCAGAATCTTCGTTTTCAGGTCGACTTGCTTCATTGCGGCCCAATGATTGTGCTATTTCCACAGGATTTGACGGGCTTTTACTTCTTTCCAAAACTTTACCGCAGCGAAATTCCCGATAGAGAGCTTTTTTGTATCGCAAAATCATGGTGCTGATGAGACGTTGTTGGATAACATTGCTCACCCCAGGAAATTGAAAACGTATATACTGGGCAAAGTCGTCTTTTAAAGTAGGTTCTAAGTCGTGTCCCTTGTCGTCTGTAACCTTGAAGTCTGAGATAGCTTGAGGATCTTGAGTCTCTCTGCCCATTCTGAGAATGATGAGTGAGAACTTGCGAAGGAGTGCAATTTGTTTCGTTATGTCTTGAAGAACTGAACTTGGCATTTATAGCAGCCAATGGCCTAGCTAATCCCACCGGACTGGATGTCTCGAGTATCGAAGTGCCTAAAAGAGTCATTCTCAGTACTTTTCTATTGTTTGTGAAAGTATGGTGACAATGATTCGCTAGAAATACACTTACAGTTTAGAACGCTGTAGTCTAATGCCTCCATAACTCCTATAATGGCGTCTTGGAGATCGGATGACCCTTGCAGACGGTAACCCCACGATTCTCGGCCCGAAGCAAAAACTCCATGAAGGGAGTTCAGAGGGAGAATTCTCCGAGCTGCATTTCTACCTTGATCATCTCCCGGTCATGAATATATGCTGCTTTTGTGCGGCACTGTTGAAGAGATTGGATGCATCGGGTGGCACAGTTAGAAATGATCAACCTTGTGGATTCCGGATCCGATGAAGCCATGTCTGGCTTCATATTGATATCAAGCTCTTTCCAAAGTAAGAAACCGCGTTCCGAGTGCTCAGGCTAGATTAACGTGCGTTCGAGTGAGGCCTTTTGGTGATATCGATCTCGCCCGAATTCTGCAATGTCGCATCTATTATCTGCTTTGGGTAGATATACTCTGAACCCCATACTACGACTGAACACTTAGGTAGCAAATTTCAGGTATAGAGACAAGTGTTCGGTATTGTTAGTGAGGCTGGAGATGTTTTGTAGCAAGCATTTGTTGAACCTTCCCCGCACATGTTTTGATGCCTTACGGACAAAGCATCTCTGAAGGCAAAGTTTGCATTGCTACAAAATTCGCTGTACATTCAAATTGACACAAGTACTGTAATATAATGGATCAGCAAGCTTACCAGATAGTGGACGTTGAAATCCCATCTGGATAAGGTCCACTGGAGGCGAGatgtcttcgtcttctgtGTCTGCTGACCCTTTTAGTTCATGTAGTGTTCATTTGTTGACTACGGCATCTGAAACAATCATGGGTGCTGCTAGGGTTCTATGGAAAGGGGAAACTCATGGCGAGCTCAAGTCATTCTACGAAAGCATCAAAGCCCTTTGTTTTATCATGAACTCCCCATTGGAAGAACGTAAGCGAGGTGGCGAATGGATTATGCACCTGATGCCCAACTTTTGTTGCCAAAATAACTGAAAAGGCACCATCAAAGGCCATCATGATCGCCAAAGTAAGCTTCCGATGCCAGATACTGTTGAGATTCGCCACGAGTGAGCCTCGTTCTAAACCGTACCCTAGGCCATTAATTATGCAGTCTCTACTTGGGAAGTGGACATCATCTCAATGTCATTTGGATTTCCTACGTGTAATATGGATGATTACCAAGAActtgaagatgctcttgCAAATGCTCATGCGAAACGTGTATTGCTTTTTGCCGCTGCCTCGAATAGCGGAGGGAAGCTGGGCCGCGCATATCCAGCTCGCGATCAGAATGTCATTGCCATTCATGCGACTGATACAGATGGTAATCGGTCAAGATTTAGCCCTACGGCTTTGTCTCACGATATTAACTTGGCGACGGTCGGCGAAGCTATTGAGTCGGCGTGGCCAGTGTATCTTTCGGATAACTCCAATTCCAAGGCTCTTAGATGCAAATCTGGCACATCGTTTGCGACTGCTATTGCAGCCGGGATTGTTGGCTTCCTCTTGTTGTATGCAAAGATACACTTGCCAGAAAAAGCTGACGCACTGAAGAGTCGGCGGAGGATGCAAGCGTTGTTGAAGCGAGTGGCCGAGAAAGAGGTGGGACAGACGGCGAGAGACGGTTATTATTTCGTCGATGTGAGCTTATATTCAGACAGTTTGTTCGGCAAGAGCAAAGAGCTTATTAATGAGACGATACGGGATGTCTTGAATACATAATATGTAATTGATACTGAAGGAGGTACTGCATCTTGAGTAGCGTTACGACAAGCTCTAATGATAAATGTATTCGAAATGTAAAATATCGAATATAAAATATCATACATGGGAAGTGATGAGTCTAACATCGTATTCGATCTCATATTTATCTGTCTATATCTAGGTTCTATCGCTGGGTCTACGCCCTCGTCTAATCAACCTCATCCGCCCACTGCGCGGGGGCTACAAAAGCCCCATCCGGACCCAAAGTTCCCGAAACAAATCTTGAGTCATAGTCAGTAACGGCACTTGAGAAAGGGGGTTGGGTTACATGCTTGGTATGACTTCCTCTCGCAGCGAGCTGGCCCTTGCTATTGTAAAACTGTACGGTTGTGTACGCGAGCGTCTTTCCGACTATTTGAACTAATTAGAATCATTCATCATTTAATTTTTCGGTCATTACATACTCTTTTCACAGATAGCCGTTCCCTTAAGGATATCTCCTGGTCGGCCTCCGGGGCTGAGATAGGTGACTGAGTGAACGAAGTCAGTGATGTGAGCACTTACAGCTAAAGAAGTGAGCATGTCCTTACCATTTAAGTCGGTTGATACGCCTGTTGCGAATCGTCCAGTAGAAGCAACTGCCAGGGATCCCCCGAGATCGACGAGACTAGCTATAGTTCCTCCATGTATGGTTTGGAGTCGGTTCTAAAGGTAAAAGTCAGTGAGGAGTCTTGAGCGATATGGAGGGTCAACTTAAAGTGTGGTCTTTATGGATGTCAACTTCAAAGTCGACTCTGCCCTCAGAAGCATCTATTAATCGAAACTAAAATGTCTTGTCAGCACCAACTGAGGTTGCTGGCCGATCTGGAATAACTATGCATACTCGATTCTGCAGGAGTCTTATATCCCGTTGTTAGTGGCTTTGCCTCGGCAAATGGCCCTCGTGGGACTCTACTCATACCTGGGTTCCAGGCCCGATTCGGCCATGAAGGACCGCATGACAGCCTTTGTAAAATTGAAAGGAGAAAGCTTTTTAGTCATGATTTCCCTCGAATCGATTCAATTGATTGAATATTCCAATATGTTGGTCTCGGGAACTGAGATGGCCTCAACTGCTCGATGGGCGACGCTATCCGCTATCGCTCCCGTTACCCGATAATGCGCCGAGAAGGTGTGACGTAATCTTCACGCGCCGCGCTTCAAGATCGTGAACTTCTCAAGATCGAATCATgaggcagcagcgccaaacaTCATAACCGCCCTTTGACGGCTCACGACCCTCGCATCCGCCCAACATGTCTATAAATCCCTCCCTTCATCTCGCCGAATACCTGGAGAGGCTGCCTGGTACAACGTTCAAGAAGTTGTACCAGCAGCCCTCGACGACGTTTGCAATCTTCCGGCGCATGCTGCCTCACCTGGCAAAAACATTCGTTATGAGAATGCTTTTCCTGCCTCACCCGATGGCTCTCACGGATCTAGACACATGGGTGAAGCCGGAAGCCAAACGGTTCGATTAGCACTGCTCTTGTGGCGGCAATGCACAGCATCTAATAGTGGCACAG contains these protein-coding regions:
- a CDS encoding thioesterase superfamily domain-containing protein, producing the protein MTKKLSPFNFTKAVMRSFMAESGLEPRLLQNRNRLQTIHGGTIASLVDLGGSLAVASTGRFATGVSTDLNVTYLSPGGRPGDILKGTAICEKIGKTLAYTTVQFYNSKGQLAARGSHTKFVSGTLGPDGAFVAPAQWADEVD
- a CDS encoding subtilase family domain-containing protein, with translation MIAKAINYAVSTWEVDIISMSFGFPTCNMDDYQELEDALANAHAKRVLLFAAASNSGGKLGRAYPARDQNVIAIHATDTDGNRSRFSPTALSHDINLATVGEAIESAWPVYLSDNSNSKALRCKSGTSFATAIAAGIVGFLLLYAKIHLPEKADALKSRRRMQALLKRVAEKEVGQTARDGYYFVDVSLYSDSLFGKSKELINETIRDVLNT